One Brachybacterium kimchii genomic window carries:
- the rpmG gene encoding 50S ribosomal protein L33, whose amino-acid sequence MASKSSDVRPKITMACTECKARNYITKKNRRNTPDRLELSKFCPTCGKQTAHRETR is encoded by the coding sequence ATGGCGAGCAAGAGCTCGGACGTGCGTCCCAAGATCACCATGGCCTGCACCGAGTGCAAGGCGCGGAACTACATCACCAAGAAGAACCGTCGGAACACCCCCGACCGTCTCGAGCTGTCGAAGTTCTGCCCCACCTGCGGCAAGCAGACCGCGCACCGCGAGACCCGCTGA
- a CDS encoding FAS1-like dehydratase domain-containing protein: MTSTPDPAFAGRTYPSGPVHVVSGAKIAELARATGATDPVHTDDAAARAAGFAGVVATPTFLVSLAQSAETAYIEDPEAGIDFSRVVHGEEGFELHRPVVAGDRLIPTLTVESVRAAGGHSMITTRVDVADEGGSAVAAVRSVIVVRGE, from the coding sequence ATGACATCCACGCCGGACCCGGCCTTCGCCGGCCGCACCTATCCCAGCGGCCCCGTCCACGTCGTCTCCGGCGCGAAGATCGCCGAGCTCGCGCGGGCCACGGGCGCCACCGACCCGGTGCACACCGATGATGCCGCCGCCCGTGCCGCGGGATTCGCCGGCGTCGTGGCGACGCCGACGTTCCTGGTCTCCCTGGCGCAGTCCGCCGAGACCGCCTACATCGAGGACCCCGAGGCGGGCATCGACTTCTCGCGCGTCGTCCACGGTGAGGAGGGCTTCGAGCTCCACCGTCCCGTGGTCGCGGGCGACCGCCTGATCCCCACCCTCACCGTCGAGTCGGTCCGCGCCGCGGGCGGGCACTCCATGATCACCACCCGCGTGGACGTGGCCGACGAGGGCGGCAGCGCCGTCGCCGCCGTCCGCTCCGTCATCGTCGTGCGCGGCGAGTGA
- a CDS encoding MaoC/PaaZ C-terminal domain-containing protein: protein MTSTSSTSSSPSAPRGGAAGPALRLDDLAKGQELARREYPISRDTLVRYAGASGDFNPIHYNDAFATQVGLPGVIAHGMLTMGTAMSAVLDVVGDPTAVRACATRFTKPVEVPALEPTTLSVVVTVRGVDAEAGTAELDVTAEAGGAKVLGRARATVALAPRSADGGTAAAGSEPTA from the coding sequence ATGACCAGCACCTCCAGCACCTCCAGCTCCCCGAGTGCACCGCGCGGTGGCGCCGCGGGCCCCGCGCTGCGGCTCGATGACCTGGCCAAGGGTCAGGAGCTCGCGCGGCGCGAGTACCCGATCTCGCGCGACACCCTGGTGCGCTACGCGGGCGCCTCGGGCGACTTCAACCCCATCCACTACAACGACGCCTTCGCGACGCAGGTGGGCCTTCCCGGGGTCATCGCCCACGGCATGCTGACGATGGGCACGGCGATGAGCGCCGTGCTGGACGTCGTCGGCGACCCCACCGCGGTGCGCGCGTGCGCGACCCGATTCACCAAGCCCGTCGAGGTGCCCGCGCTCGAGCCGACGACCCTGAGCGTGGTCGTCACCGTGCGCGGGGTCGACGCGGAGGCGGGCACGGCGGAGCTCGACGTCACCGCCGAGGCCGGCGGCGCGAAGGTGCTCGGCCGCGCCCGGGCGACCGTCGCCCTGGCGCCGCGCTCCGCGGACGGCGGGACCGCGGCCGCCGGTTCGGAGCCGACGGCGTGA
- a CDS encoding UDP-N-acetylmuramate dehydrogenase gives MNLSELTTLRVGGRIRTLVEARTDQEVIDAVRAADDAGETLLVLGGGSNFLPSDEPFDGTVVLLRDPEQPPVLDATCDIVPSGEPDATPADPAELTPLEPSCGGALAEHFAGVSWDRAVAYAVARGMIGIEALSGIPGCVGATPIQNVGAYGQEVADTITRVRTWDREDRRVRTFYAADCGFGYRTSVFKRTPYAGPVASPTGRYVVLSVSFQHRVGEMSEPIRYGQLAQHLGVEVGGRVPMARVREAVLAIRASKGMVLDAADHDTWSAGSFFTNPLLAPEQAATLPEDAPRFPAEGDRVKSSAAWLISHAGFDRGFSVGPRASLSTKHSLALTNRGDAHAVDIAELARAVRDGVEDAFGVRLEPEPVRWGVDI, from the coding sequence GTGAACCTCTCCGAGCTCACCACGCTGCGAGTGGGCGGGCGCATCCGCACGCTCGTCGAGGCGCGCACCGACCAGGAGGTCATCGACGCGGTCCGCGCGGCCGACGACGCGGGGGAGACCCTGCTCGTGCTCGGCGGCGGCTCGAACTTCCTGCCGTCGGACGAGCCCTTCGACGGCACCGTGGTGCTGCTGCGCGACCCCGAGCAGCCACCCGTCCTCGACGCGACCTGCGACATCGTCCCGTCGGGCGAACCGGACGCGACGCCCGCCGACCCCGCGGAGCTCACCCCTCTCGAGCCCAGCTGCGGGGGAGCCCTCGCCGAGCACTTCGCCGGAGTGTCCTGGGACCGGGCGGTCGCCTACGCCGTCGCCCGCGGCATGATCGGCATCGAGGCGCTCTCGGGGATCCCGGGCTGCGTGGGCGCCACGCCCATCCAGAACGTCGGCGCCTACGGCCAGGAGGTGGCCGACACGATCACCCGCGTGCGGACCTGGGACCGCGAGGATCGCAGGGTGCGCACCTTCTATGCGGCCGACTGCGGCTTCGGCTACCGCACCTCCGTCTTCAAGCGCACTCCCTACGCCGGCCCCGTCGCCTCCCCGACCGGCCGGTACGTGGTGCTCTCGGTGAGCTTCCAGCACCGGGTGGGGGAGATGTCCGAGCCGATCCGCTACGGCCAGCTCGCCCAGCACCTGGGCGTCGAGGTCGGGGGCCGGGTGCCGATGGCGCGCGTGCGCGAGGCGGTCCTCGCGATCCGCGCCTCCAAGGGCATGGTCCTGGACGCCGCCGATCACGACACCTGGAGCGCCGGCAGCTTCTTCACCAACCCCCTCCTCGCGCCGGAGCAGGCAGCGACCCTCCCCGAGGACGCGCCGCGCTTCCCCGCGGAGGGAGATCGCGTGAAGTCGAGCGCGGCATGGCTCATCAGCCATGCCGGATTCGACCGCGGCTTCTCCGTCGGCCCCCGGGCGAGCCTGTCCACGAAGCATTCGCTGGCCCTGACCAACCGGGGCGACGCCCATGCGGTGGACATCGCGGAGCTCGCCCGCGCCGTGCGCGACGGCGTCGAGGACGCGTTCGGGGTGCGGCTCGAGCCCGAGCCCGTCCGCTGGGGAGTGGACATCTGA
- the glyA gene encoding serine hydroxymethyltransferase has protein sequence MNVLDQSIADLDPDIARVLDRELDRQRGTLEMIASENFVPRAVLQAQGSVLTNKYAEGYPGRRYYGGCEEVDVAEEIAIERAKSLFGADHANVQPHSGATANAAVMHALARAGDTLMGLSLAHGGHLTHGMKINFSGRLYDIAAYELDPATGRIDMDKVRELALETHPKVICAGWSAYPRHLDFEAFRSIADEVGASLWVDMAHFAGLVAADLHPSPVPFADVTSTTIHKTIGGPRSGMILSTQDWAKKIDSAVFPGQQGGPLMHVIAAKAVALKIAAGEDFVDRQRRTLEGAQILADRLQAADAAAAGVKVLSGGTDVHLVLVDLVDSQLDGQQAEDRLHEVGITVNRNAVPNDPRPPRVTSGLRIGTPALATRGFGKDEFTEIADVIALALQDAPDVEALRARTRALTEKKPLYAGLQQY, from the coding sequence GTGAACGTCCTCGACCAGTCCATCGCCGACCTCGACCCCGACATCGCGCGGGTCCTGGACCGGGAGCTCGACCGCCAGCGCGGCACGCTCGAGATGATCGCCTCGGAGAACTTCGTCCCCCGCGCCGTGCTGCAGGCGCAGGGCTCGGTGCTCACCAACAAGTACGCCGAGGGCTACCCGGGTCGCCGCTACTACGGCGGCTGCGAGGAGGTGGACGTCGCCGAGGAGATCGCGATCGAGCGCGCCAAGAGCCTGTTCGGCGCCGACCACGCGAACGTCCAGCCCCACTCCGGCGCCACCGCGAACGCCGCGGTCATGCACGCCCTCGCGCGTGCGGGAGACACGCTGATGGGGCTCTCCCTCGCCCACGGCGGCCACCTCACGCACGGCATGAAGATCAACTTCTCCGGCCGCCTCTACGACATCGCCGCCTACGAGCTGGACCCCGCGACGGGCCGGATCGACATGGACAAAGTGCGCGAGCTCGCCCTGGAGACCCACCCCAAGGTGATCTGCGCCGGCTGGTCGGCCTACCCCCGCCACCTGGACTTCGAGGCCTTCCGCTCGATCGCGGACGAGGTCGGGGCGTCGCTCTGGGTGGACATGGCGCACTTCGCGGGCCTGGTCGCCGCCGACCTGCACCCGAGCCCCGTGCCCTTCGCCGACGTCACCTCGACCACGATCCACAAGACGATCGGCGGCCCCCGCTCCGGCATGATCCTCTCGACCCAGGACTGGGCGAAGAAGATCGACTCCGCCGTGTTCCCCGGCCAGCAGGGCGGCCCGCTCATGCACGTGATCGCCGCGAAGGCCGTCGCGCTCAAGATCGCCGCGGGCGAGGACTTCGTGGACCGCCAGCGGCGCACCCTCGAGGGCGCGCAGATCCTCGCGGATCGACTGCAGGCGGCCGACGCCGCCGCGGCCGGCGTCAAGGTGCTCTCCGGCGGCACCGACGTGCACCTCGTGCTCGTGGACCTCGTCGACTCCCAGCTCGACGGTCAGCAGGCCGAGGACCGCCTCCACGAGGTCGGCATCACCGTGAACCGCAACGCGGTCCCGAACGACCCGCGCCCGCCGCGCGTGACCTCCGGCCTGCGCATCGGCACCCCGGCGCTCGCCACCCGCGGCTTCGGCAAGGACGAGTTCACCGAGATCGCCGACGTCATCGCCCTGGCGCTCCAGGACGCGCCCGACGTCGAGGCGCTGCGCGCCCGCACCCGCGCGCTCACCGAGAAGAAGCCCCTGTACGCGGGGCTTCAGCAGTACTGA
- a CDS encoding bifunctional methylenetetrahydrofolate dehydrogenase/methenyltetrahydrofolate cyclohydrolase: MTAQTLDGRATAKEITQELAERVAALKERGITPGIATVLVGDDPGSKLYVGMKHRRSEAIGMNSIQIELPASATQEEVEEVVDRLNADPACHGFIVQLPLPDHLDTDAILERIDPDKDADGLHPTNLGRLVLNVNAPITSPLPCTPRAAIELLLRHDVDLKGKDVVVVGRGVTIGRSIGLILTRRAINATVTLTHTGTTDLSSHLRRADVIVAAAGVKHLVRAEDVKPGAAVLDVGVTRGEKIPETGKYKVHGDVAPDVVEVAGHLSPNPGGVGPMTVALLMTNVVEAAERAEGIAPGA; encoded by the coding sequence ATGACCGCACAGACGCTCGACGGCCGCGCCACGGCCAAGGAGATCACCCAGGAGCTCGCCGAGCGGGTGGCCGCGCTCAAGGAACGCGGCATCACCCCCGGGATCGCGACCGTGCTGGTGGGCGATGACCCGGGGTCCAAGCTCTACGTCGGCATGAAGCACCGCCGCTCCGAGGCGATCGGCATGAACTCGATCCAGATCGAACTTCCCGCGAGCGCCACCCAGGAGGAGGTCGAGGAGGTCGTCGACCGCCTGAACGCGGACCCCGCGTGCCACGGCTTCATCGTGCAGCTGCCGCTTCCCGACCACCTCGACACCGACGCGATCCTGGAGCGCATCGACCCCGACAAGGACGCCGACGGCCTGCACCCCACGAACCTGGGGCGTCTGGTGCTCAACGTCAACGCGCCCATCACCTCGCCGCTGCCCTGCACGCCGCGCGCAGCGATCGAGCTCCTGCTGCGCCACGACGTCGACCTCAAGGGCAAGGACGTGGTGGTCGTGGGCCGCGGCGTGACCATCGGACGCTCGATCGGGCTGATCCTCACCCGCCGCGCGATCAACGCGACCGTCACCCTCACCCACACCGGGACCACGGACCTCTCCTCGCACCTGCGTCGGGCCGACGTCATCGTCGCCGCCGCGGGCGTCAAGCACCTCGTGCGCGCCGAGGACGTCAAGCCGGGCGCGGCCGTCCTCGACGTGGGCGTCACCCGCGGGGAGAAGATTCCCGAGACCGGGAAGTACAAGGTGCACGGCGACGTCGCACCGGACGTCGTCGAGGTCGCGGGGCATCTCTCGCCGAACCCCGGCGGGGTCGGCCCGATGACCGTCGCCCTGCTGATGACCAACGTGGTCGAGGCGGCCGAGCGTGCTGAGGGGATCGCGCCGGGCGCCTGA
- a CDS encoding WXG100 family type VII secretion target has protein sequence MSGFQGMDTGAVEALAGRDAQAAERLEQLLSALAASVDSVDWVGSDAEAFREDFRTLVATPGTRAVQRLHACGRDLRDQVEEQERASQAGGDEGSDGGSDDAESGGLLDGLEGLAGSAMDIGSGIGHGLADGVGDMVSPVLDRISATAPAVSQLIGDGAHLAEELEDVVDGGRMPPLSELASSLALPVASAVGVGWNAATGEDHQFFSDRGAARVSGDDVHVQDGGGAPHSVAALLDDVSGNYSSEGEEIGKVQVKTVVDPDGHERYIVTVPGTEADIGDPSLGWGGQGNSRDWSANVRAMAGQDTAAMQNVRDAMIAAGVEPGADVMMVGHSQGGIINAALASDPSFNGPGGYNVTTLVSEGSPVESFDLPPGTQSLNIAHGGGLSTGVSSGPGGVPVPDGIGVSGDPVPTLDMGGLRADGSGPGSNHQEVVLPGSRDWIVPPSSGAAGGGPSGFDAVFSDHNQNQYTADAYAETKNHSDGALARFENSPDVQRYLDPRNDVRRTTVVDVGR, from the coding sequence ATGAGCGGGTTCCAGGGCATGGACACGGGCGCTGTCGAGGCGCTCGCGGGGCGGGATGCGCAGGCTGCCGAACGACTCGAGCAGCTGCTGAGCGCGCTCGCCGCATCCGTCGACAGCGTCGACTGGGTCGGATCCGACGCGGAGGCCTTCCGAGAGGACTTCCGCACTCTCGTCGCCACTCCCGGCACTCGTGCCGTGCAGCGTCTGCATGCCTGTGGTCGGGACCTGCGCGACCAGGTCGAGGAACAGGAGCGCGCTTCGCAGGCGGGCGGTGACGAGGGGAGCGACGGAGGATCAGACGATGCCGAGAGCGGCGGCCTGCTGGACGGGCTGGAGGGGCTCGCCGGGAGCGCGATGGACATCGGGTCGGGGATCGGGCACGGGCTCGCAGACGGGGTCGGCGACATGGTCTCGCCGGTCCTCGACCGGATCTCCGCGACGGCGCCCGCGGTGAGTCAGCTGATCGGCGACGGCGCGCACCTGGCCGAGGAGCTGGAGGACGTCGTGGACGGCGGGCGGATGCCACCGCTGTCGGAGCTCGCCTCGTCGCTCGCGCTCCCGGTCGCATCCGCCGTAGGGGTGGGGTGGAACGCCGCCACGGGTGAGGACCACCAGTTCTTCTCCGACCGCGGTGCGGCTCGGGTCAGCGGCGACGACGTGCACGTCCAGGACGGCGGTGGGGCGCCCCACTCCGTGGCCGCACTGCTGGACGATGTCTCCGGCAACTACAGCTCGGAGGGCGAGGAGATCGGGAAGGTCCAGGTCAAGACGGTCGTGGATCCCGATGGCCACGAGCGCTACATCGTGACGGTCCCCGGCACCGAGGCCGATATCGGAGATCCGTCGCTGGGATGGGGAGGCCAGGGCAACTCCCGCGACTGGTCGGCCAATGTCCGTGCGATGGCCGGGCAGGACACGGCGGCGATGCAGAACGTCCGCGACGCCATGATCGCCGCCGGCGTGGAACCAGGCGCCGACGTGATGATGGTCGGCCACTCCCAGGGCGGCATCATCAATGCGGCGCTCGCCTCCGATCCGAGCTTCAACGGGCCGGGCGGATACAATGTCACCACTCTGGTCTCGGAGGGGTCGCCGGTCGAGTCCTTCGATCTGCCGCCCGGAACGCAGAGCCTGAACATCGCCCACGGCGGCGGGCTGAGCACCGGTGTGAGCTCGGGGCCGGGCGGGGTGCCCGTGCCGGACGGTATCGGCGTGAGCGGAGACCCCGTGCCGACGCTCGACATGGGCGGACTGCGCGCCGACGGCAGCGGGCCCGGGAGCAACCACCAGGAGGTCGTCCTCCCCGGATCCCGCGACTGGATCGTCCCGCCCTCGAGCGGAGCGGCCGGCGGGGGGCCCAGCGGCTTCGACGCCGTCTTCAGCGACCACAACCAGAACCAGTACACGGCCGACGCGTACGCGGAGACCAAGAACCATTCCGACGGCGCGCTGGCCCGGTTCGAGAACAGCCCAGACGTGCAGCGCTACCTCGATCCCCGCAACGACGTGCGTCGCACCACGGTCGTGGACGTGGGCCGCTGA
- a CDS encoding exodeoxyribonuclease III: MTFTLATVNVNGLRAAARKGMGDWLAETPADVVTLQEVRAPEELLADLVGEGWRIVGLPSELKGRAGVAIAARTELDSIDLDGVRAGLPGLTEPTHTGRWLEADLSDPLGDGRTLTVISCYMHSGNTEKPQTMADKYAFLDVMMQRLADLRSDGRHVVLTGDLNIAHTEWDIKNWKGNLKSAGFLPEERAYLDRLVGTDGPAVRAEGGGTGDGADWVDVQRRVVGEGPGPYTWWSQRGKAFDNDSGWRIDYQLADPDLAARATSAQVDRAPSYDTRWSDHAPLVISFS, encoded by the coding sequence ATGACATTCACACTCGCCACCGTCAACGTGAACGGACTGCGCGCCGCGGCCCGCAAGGGCATGGGCGACTGGCTCGCCGAGACCCCCGCGGACGTCGTCACCCTGCAGGAGGTGCGCGCTCCCGAGGAGCTGCTCGCGGACCTCGTGGGGGAGGGCTGGCGGATCGTCGGCCTGCCCTCCGAGCTGAAGGGCCGCGCCGGCGTCGCGATCGCCGCGCGCACCGAGCTCGACAGCATCGACCTCGACGGGGTGCGCGCCGGGCTGCCGGGACTCACCGAGCCCACCCACACGGGCCGCTGGCTCGAGGCCGACCTCTCCGACCCGCTCGGCGACGGCCGCACCCTCACGGTGATCTCCTGCTACATGCACTCGGGCAACACCGAGAAGCCGCAGACCATGGCCGACAAGTACGCCTTCCTCGACGTGATGATGCAGAGGCTCGCGGACCTGCGCTCCGACGGCCGGCACGTCGTCCTCACGGGCGACCTGAACATCGCCCACACCGAGTGGGACATCAAGAACTGGAAGGGCAACCTGAAGTCCGCGGGCTTCCTGCCGGAGGAGCGCGCGTACCTCGACCGCCTGGTCGGCACGGACGGCCCGGCGGTCCGGGCCGAGGGCGGCGGCACCGGCGACGGCGCCGACTGGGTCGACGTGCAGCGGCGCGTCGTCGGCGAGGGCCCCGGCCCCTACACCTGGTGGTCGCAGCGCGGGAAGGCCTTCGACAACGACTCCGGCTGGAGGATCGACTACCAGCTGGCCGATCCGGACCTCGCCGCCCGGGCGACGAGCGCGCAGGTCGATCGGGCCCCGAGCTACGACACCCGGTGGTCCGACCACGCCCCGCTGGTGATCAGCTTCAGCTGA
- a CDS encoding succinate dehydrogenase iron-sulfur subunit codes for MTAVAERTDAEPQAQEIPSFEVTLKINRFNPDAEGKPKPYWQEFTVTMHGTDRVLDALHEVKWHLDGSLTFRRSCAHGVCGSDAMRINGRNRLACKTLLKDLDISKPITVEPIKGLPVEKDLIVDMEPFFDAYREVMPFLVAEGQEPSRERLQSAEQREVFDDTTKCILCAACTSSCPIFWTDGQYFGPAAIVNAHRFIFDSRDDAGEQRLEILNSKEGVWRCRTTFNCTEACPRGIQITKAIAEVKQAVIRGRV; via the coding sequence ATGACTGCTGTCGCAGAGAGGACCGACGCCGAGCCGCAGGCCCAGGAGATCCCCTCCTTCGAGGTCACGCTCAAGATCAACCGCTTCAACCCCGACGCCGAGGGCAAGCCCAAGCCCTACTGGCAGGAGTTCACCGTCACCATGCACGGCACCGACCGTGTCCTCGACGCGCTCCACGAGGTGAAGTGGCACCTGGACGGGTCGCTGACCTTCCGCCGCTCGTGCGCGCACGGCGTGTGCGGCTCCGATGCCATGCGCATCAACGGCCGCAACCGCCTGGCCTGCAAGACTCTGCTGAAGGACCTGGACATCTCCAAGCCCATCACGGTCGAGCCGATCAAGGGCCTCCCGGTCGAGAAGGACCTCATCGTCGACATGGAGCCCTTCTTCGACGCCTACCGCGAGGTCATGCCGTTCCTCGTGGCCGAGGGCCAGGAGCCCAGCCGCGAGCGCCTCCAGAGCGCCGAGCAGCGCGAGGTCTTCGACGACACCACCAAGTGCATCCTCTGCGCCGCGTGCACCTCGTCGTGCCCGATCTTCTGGACCGACGGCCAGTATTTCGGTCCGGCCGCGATCGTCAACGCGCACCGCTTCATCTTCGACTCGCGCGACGACGCGGGCGAGCAGCGCCTGGAGATCCTGAACTCCAAGGAGGGCGTGTGGCGCTGCCGCACCACCTTCAACTGCACCGAGGCGTGCCCCCGCGGCATCCAGATCACCAAGGCGATCGCCGAGGTCAAGCAGGCGGTCATCCGCGGCCGCGTCTGA
- the sdhA gene encoding succinate dehydrogenase flavoprotein subunit — MQIHTYDVVIVGAGGAGMRAALESGPRARTAVITKLYPTRSHTGAAQGGMCAALANVEEDNWEWHTYDTVKGGDYLVDQDAAEVMAKEAIDAVLDLEKMGLPFNRTPEGRIDQRRFGGHTREHGEAPVRRSCYAADRTGHMILQTLYQNCVKQHVEFFNEYYALDVLLTGDPREDEGVRAAGIVAYELATGEIHIFRAKSVVFATGGFGKMFKTTSNAHTLTGDGPAMALNRGIPLEDMEFFQFHPTGLAGLGILLSEAARGEGGILRNSNMERFMETYAPTLKDLAPRDVVARAMANEVREGRGCGPNKDYVLLDLTHLEPAHIDAKLPDITEFARTYLGVEPYTEPVPVFPTAHYGMGGIPTNIMGEVLRNEHDVIPGMYAAGEVACVSVHGGNRLGTNSLLDINVFGKRAGVAAAEHAQQVELAELPEGVETPVVELLQRLRDRPATEDRVADIRKELQETMDANVQVFRTDETCRKALSDITELKKRYETVAVQDKGLRYNLDLLEAVELGFLLELAEVVALGALERKESRGGHFREDFPKRDDVNFLTHTMAYKTLDGEGLEGTDIVLGTKEVIITRYEPKERTF; from the coding sequence ATGCAGATCCACACCTACGACGTGGTCATCGTCGGCGCCGGCGGCGCGGGAATGCGCGCGGCCCTCGAGTCGGGCCCCCGCGCCCGCACCGCCGTGATCACGAAGCTCTACCCCACCCGCTCCCACACCGGCGCCGCCCAGGGCGGCATGTGCGCCGCCCTCGCGAACGTCGAGGAGGACAACTGGGAGTGGCACACCTACGACACCGTCAAGGGCGGCGACTACCTGGTGGACCAGGACGCCGCCGAGGTCATGGCCAAGGAGGCCATCGACGCGGTGCTCGACCTCGAGAAGATGGGCCTGCCCTTCAACCGCACGCCCGAGGGCCGCATCGACCAGCGCCGCTTCGGCGGTCACACCCGCGAGCACGGTGAGGCGCCCGTGCGCCGCTCCTGCTACGCGGCGGACCGCACCGGCCACATGATCCTGCAGACCCTCTACCAGAACTGCGTCAAGCAGCACGTGGAGTTCTTCAACGAGTACTACGCGCTGGACGTGCTGCTCACGGGCGATCCCCGTGAGGACGAGGGCGTGCGCGCCGCCGGCATCGTGGCCTACGAGCTCGCGACCGGCGAGATCCACATCTTCCGCGCCAAGTCGGTCGTGTTCGCCACCGGCGGCTTCGGCAAGATGTTCAAGACCACCTCGAACGCCCACACCCTCACGGGCGACGGCCCGGCGATGGCGCTGAACCGCGGCATCCCGCTCGAGGACATGGAGTTCTTCCAGTTCCATCCGACGGGTCTCGCGGGCCTGGGCATCCTGCTCTCCGAGGCGGCCCGCGGCGAGGGCGGCATCCTGCGCAACTCCAACATGGAGCGGTTCATGGAGACCTACGCGCCGACGCTGAAGGACCTCGCCCCCCGCGACGTCGTCGCCCGCGCGATGGCCAACGAGGTCCGCGAGGGCCGAGGCTGCGGTCCGAACAAGGACTACGTGCTGCTGGACCTCACGCACCTCGAGCCCGCGCACATCGACGCGAAGCTCCCGGACATCACCGAGTTCGCGCGCACCTACCTGGGCGTCGAGCCCTACACCGAGCCGGTGCCCGTCTTCCCGACGGCCCACTACGGCATGGGCGGCATCCCGACGAACATCATGGGCGAGGTGCTGCGCAACGAGCACGACGTGATCCCCGGGATGTACGCGGCCGGCGAGGTCGCCTGCGTCTCCGTGCACGGCGGCAACCGCCTGGGCACGAACTCGCTGCTCGACATCAACGTCTTCGGCAAGCGCGCGGGCGTCGCCGCCGCCGAGCACGCCCAGCAGGTCGAGCTCGCCGAGCTGCCCGAGGGCGTCGAGACCCCTGTCGTCGAGCTGCTGCAGCGCCTGCGCGACCGTCCCGCCACCGAGGACCGCGTGGCCGACATCCGCAAGGAGCTGCAGGAGACCATGGACGCCAACGTCCAGGTGTTCCGCACCGACGAGACCTGCCGCAAGGCCCTGTCGGACATCACCGAGCTCAAGAAGCGCTACGAGACCGTGGCCGTGCAGGACAAGGGCCTGCGCTACAACCTCGATCTCCTCGAGGCCGTCGAGCTGGGCTTCCTGCTCGAGCTCGCGGAGGTCGTCGCGCTCGGCGCCCTCGAGCGCAAGGAGTCCCGCGGAGGCCACTTCCGCGAGGACTTCCCGAAGCGCGACGACGTCAACTTCCTCACGCACACCATGGCCTACAAGACGCTCGACGGCGAGGGCCTGGAGGGCACGGACATCGTGCTCGGCACCAAGGAAGTCATCATCACCCGCTACGAGCCGAAGGAGCGCACGTTCTGA
- a CDS encoding succinate dehydrogenase hydrophobic membrane anchor subunit, with protein sequence MTATKIPEPRTRYARTGRRGVNAEMLSWLFMRFSGAILVILVFGHLFVNLWLGEGVQRIDFAFVSGKWANPFWQTWDLLMLWLGMFHGGNGVRTIINDYARSSTLRLVLKVLLYVAVVVTVVLGTLVIFTFSPCPAGADPSLLPSICSE encoded by the coding sequence ATGACCGCGACCAAGATCCCCGAGCCCCGCACGCGCTACGCGCGCACCGGCCGGCGCGGCGTGAACGCGGAGATGCTCTCGTGGCTGTTCATGCGCTTCTCCGGCGCCATCCTCGTGATCCTCGTGTTCGGCCACCTGTTCGTGAACCTGTGGCTGGGCGAGGGCGTGCAGCGCATCGACTTCGCCTTCGTCTCCGGCAAGTGGGCCAATCCGTTCTGGCAGACCTGGGACCTGCTCATGCTGTGGCTGGGCATGTTCCACGGCGGCAACGGCGTGCGCACGATCATCAACGACTACGCGCGCTCCTCGACGCTGCGCCTGGTCCTGAAGGTCCTGCTGTACGTCGCCGTGGTCGTGACCGTCGTGCTCGGCACACTGGTGATCTTCACCTTCTCGCCGTGCCCCGCGGGCGCCGACCCCTCGCTCCTGCCCTCCATCTGCTCCGAGTGA
- the sdhC gene encoding succinate dehydrogenase, cytochrome b556 subunit — protein sequence MASAEAGTLYRGGEGMWSWVAHRISGMLIFLFLIVHVMDTALVRVSPEAYNEVIGHYKTIVFGLGEIGLVAAICFHALNGIRVILVDFWSQGARRQRALFWGVVVVWVLLMIGFVPRQLGHMFGWW from the coding sequence GTGGCATCAGCAGAGGCCGGGACGCTCTATCGCGGCGGCGAGGGCATGTGGTCCTGGGTCGCGCATCGCATCTCGGGAATGCTCATCTTCCTGTTCCTGATCGTGCACGTCATGGACACCGCCCTCGTGCGCGTGTCCCCCGAGGCCTACAACGAGGTGATCGGGCACTACAAGACGATCGTGTTCGGGCTCGGAGAGATCGGCCTGGTGGCCGCGATCTGCTTCCACGCCCTCAACGGCATCCGGGTGATCCTCGTGGACTTCTGGTCCCAGGGCGCCCGCCGCCAGCGCGCCCTGTTCTGGGGCGTCGTCGTGGTGTGGGTGCTGCTCATGATCGGCTTCGTGCCCCGCCAGCTGGGCCACATGTTCGGATGGTGGTGA